One segment of Solanum stenotomum isolate F172 chromosome 1, ASM1918654v1, whole genome shotgun sequence DNA contains the following:
- the LOC125861457 gene encoding 2-oxoglutarate-dependent dioxygenase 19-like: MEEATAPLVVKPSNIKELAESPDLRFIPSNYVHNSCYSNSSATNDIDDSDSIPIVDFSLLTSHDSHQRSTAIHHLAKTCQDWGFFMVVNHGIPENLMKSVIDCTYEFFNLPEEEKHKFTGKHVLDPIRYGTSFNTSKEKVFFWRDFLKVFVHPHFHSPTKPQSYRDIMLEYSEKLREVARKLLGGICESLGLEESYLDKDLELESGLQIFIGNYYPPCPQPELTMGMPPHSDHGLLTLLIHNQVGGLQVQHQGKWIHVNALPNSLLVNTGDHLEIFSNGKYKSNLHRAVVNNKVTRISVAVAHGPSLDTIVRPASPLMEKENSPSAYYIPMKYKDYLEMQQSNQLNAKSCLERVKIPRS; the protein is encoded by the exons ATGGAGGAGGCTACAGCTCCACTTGTGGTTAAACCATCCAATATCAAAGAGCTTGCTGAATCACCTGATTTGCGTTTCATACCTAGTAATTATGTTCATAACTCTTGTTATAGCAATTCCTCTGCTACAAATGATATTGATGATTCAGATTCAATCCCCATTGTTGATTTTTCTCTACTCACCTCTCATGATTCTCATCAACGTTCCACAGCCATCCACCACCTCGCCAAAACTTGTCAAGATTGGGGCTTCTTCATG GTAGTGAACCATGGCATACCAGAAAATCTGATGAAGTCAGTGATTGATTGCACTTATGAATTTTTCAATTTACCAGAGgaagaaaaacacaagtttaCTGGGAAGCATGTGTTGGATCCTATAAGATATGGTACAAGTTTTAATACTAGTAAAGAAAAGGTCTTCTTTTGGAGAGATTTTCTCAAGGTCTTTGTCCATCCTCATTTTCACTCCCCCACCAAACCACAATCCTACAG GGATATTATGTTGGAGTATAGTGAGAAACTCCGGGAAGTGGCAAGAAAGTTACTAGGAGGCATTTGTGAAAGTTTAGGGCTTGAAGAAAGTTACTTGGACAAAGATTTAGAGTTGGAATCAGGGCTTCAAATCTTTATTGGAAATTACTATCCACCTTGTCCTCAGCCTGAACTTACAATGGGTATGCCACCTCATTCAGATCATGGTCTTTTAACACTTCTCATTCATAACCAAGTTGGAGGTCTCCAGGTTCAGCATCAAGGCAAATGGATTCATGTCAATGCCCTTCCTAACTCTCTCTTGGTTAACACCGGCGATCATCTTGAG ATATTTAGTAATGGGAAGTACAAGAGCAATCTACATAGAGCAGTGGTGAACAACAAAGTAACAAGGATATCAGTAGCGGTAGCTCATGGTCCATCATTAGACACAATTGTGAGGCCAGCTTCTCCATTGATGGAAAAAGAGAATAGCCCATCAGCTTATTATATTCCAATGAAGTACAAGGATTACTTGGAGATGCAACAGAGCAACCAACTTAATGCAAAGTCCTGTTTGGAAAGAGTTAAAATCCCAAGGAGCTGa
- the LOC125861466 gene encoding 2-oxoglutarate-dependent dioxygenase 19-like, with the protein MRSVKLVSELPNLKAVPCNYYVDNHHKYSSPAIIDTNHDDSLIPIIDFSLLSSKDPHQHSKVIQQLGRACQQWGFFMVVNHGIEESLMKELIGVIKEFFLMGEEDKWRYKGEKMFDPIKYGTSFNYTSKDITTYWRDYLKLSLHPQLHCPDQPNNFREVLGEYGEKSRKVARKLLSGISESLGLEEELMNKSLNLDSGYEVFVANYYPACPQPELVMGLPPHSDFGLLTFLIQNDVGGLQIQHNGKWININPIPNSILVNTGDHLEIFTNGKYKSVLHRAVVNKMERISIGIANCPAMNATVSPAASPLIQNERFPPLYLPKKYSEYVEIQQTNPLDGKSCLDRIKINSPPLK; encoded by the exons ATGAGAAGCGTGAAATTAGTATCTGAGTTGCCCAATTTAAAAGCAGTACCTTGTAATTACTATGTTGATAATCATCATAAATATTCATCACCAGCCATTATTGACACTAATCATGATGATTCATTAATCCCCATCATTGATTTTTCCCTCCTTTCCTCAAAAGACCCTCATCAACACTCCAAAGTCATTCAACAACTTGGAAGAGCTTGTCAACAATGGGGATTTTTCATg GTTGTGAACCATGGAATAGAAGAAAGTTTGATGAAGGAGTTGATTGGGGTGATAAAAGAATTCTTCTTAATGGGAGAGGAGGACAAATGGAGGTACAAAGGGGAAAAAATGTTTGATCCAATAAAGTATGGAACTAGCTTTAATTATACTTCTAAGGACATCACTACTTATTGGAGAGATTACCTTAAACTCTCTCTTCATCCTCAACTTCATTGCCCCGACCAACCCAATAATTTTAG AGAAGTTTTAGGTGAGTATGGTGAAAAATCGAGAAAAGTGGCAAGAAAGTTACTATCAGGAATATCAGAAAGCTTAGGATTAGAAGAAGAGTTGATGAACAAATCCCTGAATCTGGACTCGGGTTACGAGGTGTTTGTTGCAAATTATTATCCAGCTTGTCCACAGCCCGAACTTGTAATGGGCCTTCCACCCCATTCCGATTTTGGCCTTTTAActtttctaatacaaaatgaTGTTGGAGGATTACAAATACAACACAACGGAAAATGGATCAATATCAATCCCATTCCCAACTCTATTTTGGTTAACACTGGCGATCACCTCGAG ATATTTACGAATGGGAAGTACAAGAGTGTTTTGCACAGAGCGGTAGTGAACAAAATGGAAAGGATATCAATAGGAATTGCAAATTGCCCAGCTATGAATGCCACAGTGAGTCCAGCTGCTTCGCCTCTAATCCAAAATGAAAGGTTTCCACCACTCTATCTACCCAAGAAATACAGTGAATATGTGGAGATACAGCAGACAAATCCACTTGATGGAAAGTCATGTTTGGACAGAATCAAGATTAATTCACCACCATTGAagtaa
- the LOC125861537 gene encoding calmodulin-5/6/7/8-like, with translation MADALTEDQISEFRQAFWVIDKDCDGVIRMEELASVIQSLHEHPTREEIQEMINEVDPDGDGSIDFEDFLNIMAKKLKDNVAEELKEAFKVFDRDQDGFISANELRNVMMNLGERLTEEEAQQMIREADLDGDGLVSYDEFVKIMII, from the exons ATGGCTGATGCATTAACAGAAGACCAAATTTCCGAGTTTCGTCAAGCCTTTTGGGTTATCGACAAGGATTGTGATG GGGTGATAAGAATGGAGGAACTTGCATCAGTAATTCAATCTTTACATGAACATCCAACAAGGGAAGAGATACAAGAAATGATAAATGAAGTGGATCCTGATGGTGATGGTTCTATTGATTTTGAAGATTTCTTGAATATCATGGCTAAAAAACTCAAG GACAATGTAGCGGAGGAGCTAAAAGAAGCATTCAAAGTATTTGATCGCGATCAAGATGGATTTATTTCGGCTAATGAG TTAAGAAATGTGATGATGAATTTGGGGGAAAGATTGACAGAGGAAGAAGCCCAACAGATGATTAGAGAGGCAGATCTTGATGGAGATGGCCTCGTAAGCTATGACGAATTTGTTAAAATCATGATTATTTAG
- the LOC125861437 gene encoding methylthioribose kinase — MASDGFRPLDEKSLVEYIKSTPSLVSILGKQFDKLEIKEVGDGNLNFVYIVVAPSGSIVIKQALPYIRCIGESWPMAKERAYFEATALKEHARLSPEHVPEVYHFDRTMCLIGMRYLEPPHIILRKGLIAGVEYPLLAQHISDYMAKTLFFTSLLYLTTTDHKRAVAEFCGNVELCRLTEQVVFSDPYKVSEYNRCTSPYLDADAEAVRNDNGLKIEVAELKSKFCERAQALIHGDLHTGSLMVTHDSTQVIDPEFSFYGPMGFDIGAFIGNLILAYFSQDGHAEQANDRKSYKVWILKTITETWNLFHQKFLALWDEHKDGPGEAYLPEIYNNTELRQLVKQKYMKELFEDTLGFGAAKMIRRIVGVAHVEDFESIKDVAKRADCERQALSCAKKLLKERRNIKSIEEVVSTIEQVQLQ, encoded by the exons ATGGCATCTGATGGGTTTAGGCCGTTGGACGAGAAGTCACTAGTGGAGTACATAAAATCGACTCCTTCTTTGGTTTCAATTTTGGGGAAACAGTTCGATAAACTTGAAATCAAGGAAGTTGGTGATGGAAATCTCAACTTTGTCTATATTGTTGTTGCCCCATCTGGTTCGATTGTCATCAAACAG GCTCTTCCTTATATTCGATGCATAGGAGAGTCATGGCCAATGGCAAAAGAACGTGCTTACTTTGAAGCCACTGCACTAAAAGAGCATGCTCGTCTGTCTCCTGAGCATGTACCTGAAGTTTACCATTTTGACAGGACTATGTGTTTGATTGGTATGCGCTACCTTGAACCTCCTCATATTATATTGAGGAAGGGATTGATTGCTGGGGTTGAGTATCCATTGCTTGCACAACACATTTCAGACTATATGGCAAAGACTCTTTTTTTCACCTCCCTGCTTTATCTTACGACAACGGATCACAAACGTGCAG TTGCTGAGTTTTGTGGAAACGTCGAGTTGTGTAGGCTCACTGAGCAGGTTGTCTTCTCGGACCCCTACAAAGTGTCCGAATATAATCGCTGTACATCTCCTTATCTTGATGCCGATGCAGAGGCAGTTCGCAACGATAATGGTTTGAAGATTGAAGTTGCTGAGCTTAAATCCAA GTTTTGTGAGAGAGCCCAAGCTCTTATACATGGCGATCTCCATACTGGTTCTTTGATGGTCACTCATGATTCAACCCAAGTAATTGACCCAGAATTTTCTTTCTATGGGCCAATGGGTTTTGATATTGGAGCATTTATTGGAAATCTAATTCTGGCGTACTTTTCCCAAGATGGACATGCAGAACAGGCCAATGACCGTAAG TCATATAAAGTTTGGATTTTGAAGACAATAACAGAGACTTGGAACCTCTTTCACCAAAAGTTTCTTGCACTCTGGGATGAGCACAAGGATGGTCCTGGTGAGGCTTATCTTCCTGAAATATACAATAATACTGAGCTTCGACAACTGGTAAAGcagaaatatatgaaagaacTCTTTGAGGACACCCTTGGATTTGGTGCTGCTAAAATGATAAG GAGAATAGTTGGGgtggctcatgtagaagatTTTGAATCAATCAAGGATGTTGCCAAACGAGCTGATTGTGAGCGACAAGCGCTCAGCTGTGCAAAGAAGCTTCTGAAAGAAAGACGAAACATCAAGAGTATTGAGGAAGTTGTTTCCACAATTGAGCAAGTTCAGTTGCAGTAA